From Primulina tabacum isolate GXHZ01 chromosome 2, ASM2559414v2, whole genome shotgun sequence, one genomic window encodes:
- the LOC142526835 gene encoding putative pectate lyase 12 produces MEVLTSSRCIVFVFLVGAFSCQVSALLNFTLPGQHPDPESVAQDVHRRVNASMSRRQMLSYTTSDQSSTCFTGNPMDDCWRCDPNWQLNRQRLADCAIGFGQYALGGKGGRYYVVTDSSDGDAVNPKPGTLRYAVIQTEPLWIVFPTNMLIHLSQELIFNSYKTLDGRGANVHITGGGCITLQYINNVIIHNIHIHHCYQSGETNVRSSPTHSGWRTLSDGDGISIFGSRDIWIDHCRLSNCKDGLIDAVMGSTAITISNNIFSHHNEVMLLGHSDNYLPDSGMQVTIAFNHFGKRLIQRMPRCRRGYIHVVNNDFTRWEMYAIGGSASPTINSQGNRYIASFDNNAKEVTKRLDTSDEEWRDWNWRSEGDIMVNGAFFVASGQDVGVKYEKAYSVEPKSAADIDLLTLNAGVLRSRGNKMSKWAGDSSGADFDSNSDGFDDYDDYSGSQKPCTNNSILTTSLTILTIFLFLHGTTTSIL; encoded by the exons AAGAGTCAATGCATCAATGTCAAGAAGACAAATGCTATCCTACACCACCAGTGACCAGTCATCCACTTGCTTCACTGGCAATCCCATGGATGACTGCTGGCGTTGCGACCCCAATTGGCAACTCAACCGTCAAAGGCTTGCAGATTGCGCCATTGGGTTTGGTCAATATGCCCTTGGTGGCAAAGGGGGGCGTTACTATGTCGTGACAGATTCATCAGACGGCGATGCCGTCAACCCAAAGCCGGGAACCCTTCGATATGCAGTCATTCAAACTGAACCTCTGTGGATTGTTTTTCCCACCAATATGCTCATTCATCTCTCCCAAGAGCTGATTTTCAACTCCTATAAGACTCTGGACGGCCGGGGAGCAAACGTACATATAACCGGGGGAGGATGCATAACATTGCAATATATAAACAATGTCATCATtcataatatacatatacaccaTTGCTACCAATCGGGGGAGACAAATGTTAGATCGAGCCCAACACACTCTGGGTGGCGTACACTATCAGACGGTGATGGGATCTCCATATTTGGATCAAGGGACATTTGGATTGATCATTGCAGGTTGTCAAATTGTAAAGATGGCTTGATTGATGCTGTCATGGGATCCACTGCAATCACCATATCTAACAACATTTTCTCACACCATAATGAGGTCATGTTATTAGGCCACAGCGACAATTATTTGCCCGATTCTGGGATGCAAGTGACCATAGCTTTTAACCATTTTGGTAAAAGACTAATACAGAGGATGCCAAGGTGTAGAAGGGGATACATACATGTGGTAAACAATGACTTTACAAGGTGGGAAATGTATGCGATTGGAGGTAGTGCGAGTCCTACCATCAATAGCCAAGGAAACCGCTACATTGCCTCTTTTGATAACAATGCAAAGGAG GTTACGAAACGGTTGGATACTTCGGATGAAGAATGGAGGGATTGGAATTGGAGGAGTGAAGGAGATATAATGGTGAATGGAGCATTCTTCGTGGCGTCAGGACAAGATGTAGGGGTGAAATATGAGAAGGCTTATAGTGTGGAGCCCAAATCTGCTGCAGATATTGACTTGCTCACGCTCAACGCTGGTGTCCTTAGGAGCAG GGGTAACAAGATGTCTAAGTGGGCAGGAGATAGCTCTGGAGCTGATTTTGATTCAAATTCCGATGGCTTTGACGACTATGATGACTACTCGGGGAGCCAGAAGCCTTGCACTAATAACTCTATCCTGACCACTTCTCTAACGATCTTGACAATCTTTTTATTTCTACATGGCACTACGACTTCCATTCTATAG
- the LOC142526824 gene encoding enolase-like has product MTCHLECALSHENSGISTGRRDKGLDGSFSCVSCGKVNDLLRLIFICRMEFILEPLSPVVHPWCIHCSSGIYEALELRGGGSDYLGKGVSKAVNNVNSIIGPALVGKDPTDQTGIDNFMVQQLDGTQNEWGRCKQKLGANAILAVSLAVCKAGAAVLNIPLYKHIANLAGNKKLVLPVPAFNVINGGSHAGNKLAMQEFMILPVGAASFKEAMKMGVEVYHHLKRLSRPRSFFSVLQSSSLKFTPFLQCSETVCAWGR; this is encoded by the exons ATGACATGTCACCTCGAATGTGCTCTCAGCCATGAAAATTCAGGCATCTCTACTGGTAGGAGGGATAAGGGGCTTGATGGAAGCTTCTCTTGCGTATCTTGTGGAAAAGTGAATGATTTACTAAG GTTGATATTCATATGTCGAATGGAATTTATTCTAGAGCCGCTGTCCCCAGTGGTGCATCCGTGGTGCATCCACTG TTCTTCAGGAATTTATGAGGCTCTTGAACTGAGAGGTGGGGGTTCTGATTACCTTGGAAAGGGTGTCTCCAAG GCTGTTAACAATGTCAATTCAATTATTGGCCCAGCCCTAGTTGGCAAG GACCCAACTGATCAGACTGGCATTGATAATTTCATGGTTCAACAACTCGATGGAACTCAGAACGAATGGGGTCGGTGCAAGCAAAAG CTTGGAGCAAACGCCATTCTGGCGGTCTCTCTTGCTGTGTGCAAAGCTGGAGCTGCTGTCCTCAATATCCCCCTGTATAAG CACATTGCTAATCTGGCTGGCAACAAGAAGCTGGTGTTACCTGTTCCTGCATTCAATGTCATCAACGGTGGATCACATGCCGGAAACAAACTTGCTATGCAG GAATTCATGATTCTTCCTGTTGGAGCTGCATCATTCAAGGAGGCCATGAAGATGGGAGTGGAAGTATATCATCACTTAAAA AGACTCTCTCGTCCGCGATCCTTCTTCTCAGTTCTGCAATCATCCAGTCTGAAGTTCACGCCATTCCTACAGTGTTCAG AAACTGTGTGTGCTTGGGGTCGTTAG